A window of Rhizobium acidisoli contains these coding sequences:
- a CDS encoding HepT-like ribonuclease domain-containing protein, with protein sequence MKEGRAIDYLNDMQKAASEALSFIGGMDEAAFAEDQLTFKAVAFCHFTIGAAASRLLVTHPEFATEHPGLPWTKICGTGNRILDDVFDLDPSDIWEATYRTLPELLREIDAVRNWHAQGE encoded by the coding sequence ATGAAGGAGGGGCGTGCCATCGACTATCTCAATGACATGCAAAAGGCAGCATCCGAAGCGCTGTCCTTCATCGGCGGAATGGATGAGGCGGCTTTCGCCGAGGACCAGCTCACGTTCAAGGCCGTGGCCTTCTGCCACTTCACCATCGGTGCCGCGGCATCCCGTCTGCTGGTGACGCATCCGGAATTTGCCACCGAGCATCCCGGCCTGCCGTGGACGAAGATCTGCGGCACGGGCAATCGCATCCTCGACGATGTCTTCGATCTCGATCCCTCCGACATCTGGGAGGCGACCTATCGGACGCTGCCGGAGCTTCTTCGTGAGATCGATGCCGTCCGTAACTGGCATGCCCAAGGTGAGTGA
- a CDS encoding flotillin family protein: MMYDILLPAGIAIVLIFGIGFVLASLYTRSSRDEAYVRTGLGGQKVVLDGGSVVLPIFHSTARVNLKTLRLEVRRGEGDALITKDRMRVDIGAEFYVRVKPDASSIALAAQTLGNRTNDAEALRILIEAKFVDGLRSVAATMNLDALQEQRMDFVKAVQEAVGADLQSNGLELESVSLTRLDQTDIKHFNANNFFDAQGLAALTRITEGRKKERNEIVRDTEVAIAQKDLEARQQSLTIERTKREAELSQERDIANKSAATRAETAQQEQAAKRAEEEARIASEQAIAEREAAAKQARESANIDAARAVQQRETEAKRDLQIVAQESAIAVANKSREESEAKATAEAARALAIAAEEKVGTAKAIEIAEREKQIAVIDARKKAETEATAVTVGAEAEKQAAIDQAEAIKTLANAEADAAIIKAKGVLETGKAAAESEALLNEARNKLSQTIIEFEITRERIRIIPEALAEAVKPIEKISDIRIFDTGGMLGRGNGGNGDSGIGLGEGLAGQLLSYQANKPILDRLLKEAGFEGDNAISSLLGNLDGAKPAKAVAAPVKPAIPAAPPATPAPAAATAKPIAPSAPTKD; the protein is encoded by the coding sequence ATGATGTATGACATTCTTCTACCGGCCGGCATTGCAATCGTTCTGATCTTCGGCATCGGTTTTGTCCTCGCCTCCCTGTACACACGCTCCAGCCGTGACGAAGCCTATGTGCGCACCGGCCTCGGCGGCCAGAAAGTCGTGCTCGACGGCGGTTCGGTCGTCCTGCCGATCTTCCATTCCACGGCCAGGGTGAACCTGAAGACGCTGCGGCTGGAAGTCCGCCGCGGCGAAGGCGACGCGCTGATCACCAAGGACCGCATGCGCGTCGATATCGGCGCCGAGTTCTACGTCCGCGTCAAACCCGATGCCTCCTCGATTGCGCTTGCCGCCCAGACACTCGGCAACCGCACCAATGATGCCGAGGCGCTTCGTATCCTGATCGAAGCAAAATTCGTCGACGGCCTCCGCTCGGTGGCCGCGACGATGAATCTCGACGCGCTGCAGGAACAGCGCATGGACTTCGTCAAGGCCGTGCAGGAAGCCGTCGGCGCCGATCTTCAGTCAAACGGTCTCGAGCTCGAATCCGTGTCGCTGACGCGCCTTGACCAGACCGACATCAAGCACTTCAACGCCAACAACTTCTTCGATGCGCAAGGTCTTGCAGCATTGACCCGCATCACCGAGGGTCGCAAGAAGGAGCGAAACGAGATCGTTCGCGATACCGAAGTCGCCATCGCCCAGAAAGATCTGGAGGCCCGCCAGCAGTCGCTGACCATCGAGCGGACGAAGCGCGAGGCCGAACTCAGCCAGGAACGCGACATCGCCAACAAATCCGCGGCGACGCGCGCCGAAACCGCCCAGCAGGAGCAGGCGGCAAAACGCGCCGAGGAAGAAGCCCGCATTGCCTCCGAACAGGCGATCGCCGAACGCGAAGCAGCCGCCAAGCAGGCCCGCGAAAGCGCCAACATCGACGCGGCCCGCGCCGTCCAGCAACGCGAAACCGAAGCCAAGCGCGACCTTCAGATCGTCGCCCAGGAAAGCGCGATCGCCGTCGCCAATAAGAGCCGCGAGGAATCCGAGGCGAAGGCCACCGCCGAAGCCGCCCGAGCGCTGGCAATCGCGGCAGAGGAAAAGGTCGGCACGGCCAAGGCGATCGAGATTGCCGAGCGCGAAAAACAGATTGCCGTGATCGACGCGCGCAAGAAAGCCGAAACCGAAGCGACCGCCGTCACTGTCGGCGCCGAGGCCGAGAAGCAGGCGGCGATCGACCAGGCCGAAGCGATCAAGACGCTGGCGAACGCCGAAGCGGATGCGGCGATCATCAAGGCCAAGGGTGTTCTCGAAACCGGCAAGGCAGCGGCGGAAAGCGAGGCTTTGCTCAACGAAGCCCGCAACAAGCTCAGCCAGACCATCATCGAATTCGAGATCACCCGTGAGCGTATCCGCATCATTCCCGAGGCGCTTGCCGAGGCGGTCAAGCCGATCGAGAAGATCTCCGATATCAGGATCTTCGATACTGGCGGCATGCTCGGCCGCGGAAATGGCGGGAATGGCGACAGCGGCATCGGCCTTGGCGAGGGCCTGGCCGGCCAGCTCCTCTCCTATCAGGCCAACAAGCCGATCCTCGACAGATTGCTGAAGGAGGCCGGCTTCGAAGGCGACAATGCCATCTCGTCTCTCCTTGGAAATCTCGATGGCGCAAAACCGGCAAAGGCGGTTGCGGCTCCGGTAAAGCCGGCAATACCCGCAGCACCTCCGGCAACGCCGGCACCGGCCGCAGCCACGGCAAAGCCGATCGCCCCGTCGGCGCCGACGAAGGATTGA
- a CDS encoding PspA/IM30 family protein, with protein MAPTSKTSHPSLLRYMLAPDDQARQALDDTIAAYRRMTDILSELIDEKAGANLVVLHDLAYETVREQTGLPARLVTLGLRDFAANRGVIPDPLQLPLDDKLFAIKGPSDLTIATVHGRVAVPFDVAGYSKGWESIFPAYLVADHDRYEINIGVTPHSTRMEENMTNEGILSRMGRLIAGIANAAIDKAEGVNKIAVIEQAIREIDAAAEEARTDLGKARAEEYRIQSRKDEIVEDMDALDAKIRLAVSSGRDDLAKAGVARQIDLESQIAALDKALADAREQLDEGQKALQAVLATRREADARLADFKRSIAKHPEEAAAGHNRPTPGAGAARAAAAVSRLTGVPAGEHTHSSELDELDRLHRERAIEARLARFKTDNR; from the coding sequence ATGGCACCCACGAGCAAGACATCGCATCCGTCACTATTGCGCTACATGCTTGCGCCTGACGATCAGGCCCGACAGGCGCTTGATGACACCATTGCCGCCTATCGCAGGATGACCGACATCCTGAGCGAACTCATCGACGAAAAGGCCGGCGCCAATCTCGTGGTCCTGCATGATCTTGCTTACGAAACCGTCCGCGAGCAGACGGGCCTGCCGGCGCGGCTGGTCACACTCGGCCTTCGTGATTTCGCCGCCAATCGGGGCGTCATCCCCGATCCGCTGCAACTGCCGCTCGACGATAAGCTCTTCGCCATCAAGGGCCCCTCGGATCTCACGATCGCCACGGTGCACGGACGTGTTGCCGTGCCTTTCGATGTCGCGGGCTATTCCAAGGGATGGGAGAGTATTTTTCCCGCATACCTTGTAGCGGACCACGATCGCTACGAGATTAACATCGGCGTCACGCCGCATTCCACTCGGATGGAGGAAAACATGACGAATGAAGGCATTCTTTCACGCATGGGTCGCCTGATCGCGGGCATCGCGAATGCAGCGATCGACAAAGCGGAAGGCGTCAACAAGATCGCCGTCATCGAACAGGCTATCCGCGAGATCGATGCGGCCGCCGAGGAAGCCCGCACCGACCTCGGCAAGGCGCGGGCTGAGGAATACCGCATCCAGAGCCGCAAGGACGAAATCGTCGAAGACATGGACGCGCTCGACGCGAAGATCCGCCTTGCCGTCTCCTCTGGACGGGATGATCTTGCAAAAGCCGGCGTCGCCCGTCAGATCGATCTCGAATCCCAGATCGCAGCGCTCGACAAGGCGCTGGCCGATGCCCGGGAGCAGTTGGACGAAGGCCAGAAAGCCCTGCAGGCCGTGCTCGCCACCCGCCGCGAGGCCGACGCCCGCCTTGCCGATTTCAAGCGCAGCATCGCCAAGCATCCCGAAGAAGCCGCAGCCGGCCATAACAGACCGACGCCAGGCGCAGGTGCCGCCCGCGCCGCCGCGGCAGTCTCGCGGCTGACCGGCGTTCCCGCGGGCGAGCACACCCATAGTTCCGAATTGGACGAGCTTGACCGGTTGCACCGCGAGCGGGCGATCGAGGCACGTCTCGCACGCTTCAAGACCGATAACCGGTAA
- a CDS encoding OB-fold-containig protein has protein sequence MALFFAPECAPFAIAAAVLAGLTAIEMLATVMGFSITELLGKPDFHGHDGIAGYLSWLNLGGVPLLILLMLTLGFFAISGFAVQAVANAFWAPLPSVIAVIPALLITFPMVRASSRTVARIVPHDETYAVDLDALVGRTAEVSLGPLDQGLPGRVRVKDQHGNWHVLRARAAKDQQPLGIGTQVLLVDRNADVFIAIPALVDPTGSDNQSFTEQS, from the coding sequence ATGGCACTGTTCTTCGCCCCCGAATGTGCTCCCTTTGCCATCGCCGCCGCCGTGCTTGCGGGCCTGACGGCGATCGAGATGCTCGCGACCGTCATGGGTTTTTCGATCACCGAACTTCTCGGAAAACCGGATTTCCATGGCCATGACGGCATTGCCGGCTATCTCTCCTGGCTCAATCTCGGCGGCGTTCCCCTGCTCATTCTGCTGATGCTGACACTCGGCTTCTTCGCCATTTCAGGCTTTGCCGTCCAGGCCGTCGCCAACGCCTTCTGGGCGCCGCTGCCCTCTGTCATCGCCGTCATTCCAGCTCTCTTGATCACCTTCCCCATGGTCAGGGCATCGAGCAGAACCGTGGCGCGGATCGTGCCGCACGACGAGACCTATGCAGTCGATCTCGACGCCCTCGTCGGCCGGACCGCCGAAGTGTCCCTCGGCCCGCTCGATCAGGGACTGCCGGGACGCGTTCGCGTCAAGGACCAGCATGGAAACTGGCATGTGCTGAGAGCCAGGGCCGCCAAGGATCAGCAGCCTCTCGGGATCGGCACGCAGGTTCTCCTCGTCGATCGCAATGCAGATGTGTTTATCGCCATTCCCGCCCTGGTGGATCCCACCGGATCGGACAATCAATCTTTCACGGAGCAGTCATGA
- a CDS encoding alpha-hydroxy acid oxidase — protein sequence MATPLTIADLKKLAQRRVPKMFFDYADSGAWTESTYAANESDFSGIKLRQRVMVDMTNRTLETTMIGQNVSMPVALAPTGLTGMQHADGEMLAARAAEEFGVPFTLSTMSICSIEDVASVTTRPFWFQLYVMRDKDFVLGLINRAKAAKCSALVLTADLQILGQRHKDLRNGLSAPPRFTPKHIWQMASRPFWCLDMLKTKRRTFGNIIGHAKNVTNITSLAAWTHEQFDPRLSWADVAWIKEQWGGPLIIKGVLDPEDAKAAADTGADAIVVSNHGGRQLDGAPSSISMLPAIVDAVGDRIEVHLDGGIRSGQDVLKAVALGAKGTYIGRPFLYGLGAMGKEGVTLALGIIRKEMDITMALCGKRDIKHVNSSIIAGRQ from the coding sequence ATGGCCACTCCGCTCACCATCGCCGATCTGAAGAAGCTCGCGCAGCGCCGTGTACCGAAGATGTTTTTCGACTATGCGGATTCGGGCGCCTGGACGGAGTCGACCTATGCGGCAAACGAGAGTGATTTCAGTGGGATCAAGCTGCGCCAGCGGGTGATGGTCGACATGACCAACCGCACGCTGGAAACGACGATGATCGGCCAGAATGTGTCGATGCCGGTGGCCCTGGCGCCGACCGGCCTGACCGGCATGCAGCACGCCGATGGTGAGATGTTGGCGGCGCGCGCCGCCGAGGAGTTCGGCGTTCCCTTCACGCTGTCGACGATGAGCATCTGCTCGATCGAGGATGTCGCTTCGGTGACGACGCGTCCCTTCTGGTTCCAGCTCTACGTGATGCGGGACAAGGATTTCGTCCTTGGGCTGATCAACCGCGCCAAGGCCGCCAAATGCTCGGCACTGGTGCTGACGGCCGATCTGCAGATCCTCGGCCAGCGCCACAAGGACCTGCGCAACGGCCTGTCGGCGCCGCCGAGGTTCACCCCGAAGCACATCTGGCAGATGGCAAGCCGGCCCTTCTGGTGCCTGGATATGCTTAAGACCAAGCGCCGCACCTTCGGCAACATCATCGGCCACGCGAAAAATGTCACCAATATCACCTCGCTCGCCGCATGGACGCACGAGCAGTTCGACCCCCGGCTCTCCTGGGCCGATGTCGCCTGGATCAAGGAGCAATGGGGCGGCCCGCTGATCATCAAGGGCGTGCTCGATCCGGAGGACGCGAAGGCAGCCGCCGACACCGGCGCCGATGCGATCGTCGTCTCCAATCACGGCGGCCGCCAGCTTGACGGCGCCCCTTCCTCGATCAGCATGCTGCCTGCAATCGTCGACGCCGTCGGCGACCGCATCGAAGTCCATCTTGACGGCGGCATCCGCTCCGGACAGGACGTCTTGAAGGCCGTGGCGCTCGGCGCCAAAGGCACCTATATCGGCCGCCCCTTCCTCTACGGCCTCGGCGCCATGGGCAAGGAGGGTGTGACGCTGGCGCTCGGCATCATCCGCAAGGAGATGGATATTACCATGGCGCTCTGCGGCAAGCGCGACATCAAGCATGTGAATTCGTCGATCATCGCTGGGCGGCAGTGA
- the uraH gene encoding hydroxyisourate hydrolase yields MTGLTTHVLDTALGKPAERLRVDLFQLDGEMRRHLKTVETNADGRVDGGPILAGENFRAGTYELVFHAGDYLRACGTPLPHPAFLDLVPIRFGIADITAHYHVPLLISPYGYSTYRGS; encoded by the coding sequence ATGACCGGTCTGACCACACATGTTCTCGATACCGCCCTTGGCAAGCCGGCCGAACGGCTAAGGGTCGATCTTTTCCAGCTCGACGGCGAGATGCGCAGACATCTGAAGACGGTCGAGACCAATGCTGACGGCCGGGTCGACGGTGGCCCCATCCTTGCCGGCGAAAATTTCCGGGCCGGCACCTATGAGCTGGTCTTCCACGCCGGCGATTACCTAAGGGCCTGCGGCACGCCTCTGCCGCACCCGGCCTTCCTCGATCTCGTGCCGATCCGCTTCGGCATTGCCGATATCACGGCGCATTACCATGTGCCGCTGCTGATCTCGCCCTATGGTTATTCCACCTATCGAGGCAGTTAG
- a CDS encoding phosphatase PAP2/dual specificity phosphatase family protein, protein MGQARSTLSEAAPVLRRAALWLVFLAPFFYLTYGGANWVASQRADVPNIAFAWESAIPFFAWTIIPYWSINLFYALCLFINTTPRDVDRLARRYLTIQLVAVACFVAFPLEATFVRPATSGLPGFMFAVLGGFDKPFNQAPSLHIALLVVIWDHLRGRLSRKGRLLWHFWCFLIGASVMTTWQHQVMDIPTGMLLGLFAAWLFPRDAGSPLANFALSGDPKSRRLGVYYLCGALACLGLAVLCTPLSAAALLLLWPAVALAIVAVGYFGAGPQIFLKRSDGRAAFASRWLLAPYRLGAVINVWLWTRKMPASVAIADGVHLGRFPRRHEANRFATVIDITGELQRPSGTLAGWSSFPTLDLTGLDKIQTRAAANLIEVARQQGPVLVCCALGFQRSAGVIVRWLLISRRCDNPAEALRLIERAGWRVYLPVESLHAVAEGLQ, encoded by the coding sequence TTGGGGCAGGCACGTTCAACGCTTTCTGAGGCAGCGCCGGTCCTGAGGCGGGCAGCGCTCTGGCTCGTCTTCCTGGCGCCGTTCTTCTATCTGACTTATGGCGGCGCCAATTGGGTGGCGTCGCAACGCGCTGATGTGCCGAACATTGCCTTCGCATGGGAAAGCGCCATTCCGTTCTTCGCGTGGACGATCATTCCCTATTGGTCGATCAATCTGTTCTACGCACTCTGCCTGTTCATCAACACGACGCCGCGCGATGTGGATAGGCTCGCGAGGCGTTATCTGACGATCCAGCTAGTAGCCGTCGCCTGCTTTGTCGCGTTTCCGCTCGAAGCAACCTTCGTGCGGCCGGCCACGAGCGGCCTGCCCGGTTTCATGTTCGCCGTCCTCGGTGGCTTCGATAAGCCGTTCAACCAGGCGCCGTCGCTGCATATCGCGCTCCTGGTGGTGATCTGGGACCATCTGCGCGGCCGGCTGTCGCGGAAGGGGCGGCTTCTCTGGCACTTCTGGTGCTTCCTGATTGGCGCCTCGGTGATGACGACGTGGCAGCATCAGGTCATGGACATACCGACCGGCATGCTGCTCGGTCTGTTCGCCGCCTGGCTTTTCCCGCGCGATGCCGGTTCGCCTCTTGCGAATTTTGCTTTGAGCGGCGATCCGAAGTCGCGCCGTCTTGGCGTCTACTATCTGTGCGGCGCCCTCGCATGTCTCGGCCTTGCAGTGCTCTGCACGCCTCTATCGGCCGCAGCGCTTCTGTTGCTGTGGCCGGCCGTTGCGCTGGCGATCGTCGCAGTCGGATATTTCGGCGCCGGTCCGCAGATATTCCTGAAACGCAGCGATGGCCGGGCCGCGTTTGCCAGCCGCTGGCTACTGGCGCCCTACCGGCTCGGCGCTGTCATCAACGTTTGGCTCTGGACCCGAAAAATGCCGGCATCCGTGGCGATCGCCGATGGTGTCCATCTTGGTCGTTTTCCGCGTCGCCACGAGGCCAACCGTTTTGCCACGGTGATCGACATTACCGGCGAACTTCAGCGGCCGAGCGGGACGCTTGCGGGCTGGTCCAGCTTTCCAACCCTTGATCTGACCGGTCTCGACAAGATCCAGACCCGAGCTGCGGCGAACCTTATCGAGGTTGCGCGCCAGCAGGGACCGGTCCTCGTCTGCTGTGCGTTGGGTTTCCAGCGGAGCGCCGGCGTCATCGTGCGCTGGCTGCTCATTAGCCGACGTTGCGACAATCCAGCCGAAGCGCTGCGGCTGATCGAACGGGCGGGGTGGCGTGTTTATCTGCCCGTGGAAAGTCTCCATGCCGTGGCGGAGGGCTTGCAATGA
- a CDS encoding metallophosphoesterase family protein: MRFAAIADIHGNHLALEAVLADIRAEGIEEIVNLGDFFSGPLEAGRTADLLMPLGLTSVRGNHDRYLIEQDPATMHRSDAAAYRQLTPSHLDWLRSLPFDTVYRGEAYLCHATPKDDNLYWLESVSPDGFVFLKPIEAIEALADGIDLPLILCGHSHIPRAIRLSDGRLIVNPGSVGCPAYDDVLPYCHKVEAGHPLASYAILEKTAAGWIWQFRSVAYDHMAMSALAAERGRADWASALAAGWVR, encoded by the coding sequence ATGCGTTTTGCCGCAATCGCCGACATCCACGGCAACCATCTGGCGCTCGAGGCGGTGCTTGCGGATATTCGCGCTGAAGGCATCGAGGAAATCGTCAATCTCGGCGATTTCTTCAGCGGCCCGCTGGAGGCCGGCCGGACCGCGGATCTGCTGATGCCGCTCGGCCTGACCTCGGTCCGCGGCAATCACGACCGCTATCTGATCGAACAGGACCCGGCCACGATGCATCGCTCGGATGCTGCGGCCTATCGGCAATTGACGCCATCCCACCTCGACTGGCTGCGCAGCCTGCCGTTCGATACCGTCTATCGCGGCGAGGCCTATCTCTGCCATGCGACGCCGAAGGACGACAATCTCTATTGGCTGGAATCGGTCTCGCCTGATGGATTCGTCTTTCTGAAGCCGATCGAAGCGATCGAGGCGCTGGCCGACGGCATCGACCTGCCGCTGATCCTCTGCGGCCACAGCCACATTCCCCGCGCCATCCGCCTTTCCGACGGCCGGCTGATCGTCAATCCCGGCAGCGTCGGCTGCCCCGCCTATGACGACGTGCTGCCCTACTGCCACAAGGTCGAAGCCGGCCATCCGCTGGCGAGTTACGCTATTCTGGAAAAGACGGCGGCCGGATGGATATGGCAGTTTCGATCCGTCGCCTACGACCATATGGCGATGTCGGCACTGGCCGCCGAAAGGGGCCGTGCCGACTGGGCGAGTGCATTGGCGGCGGGTTGGGTGAGATAG
- a CDS encoding CDP-alcohol phosphatidyltransferase family protein, which yields MSVYQLKSRFQNILRPLVRSLAARGVSANQVTSVAAAVSVALGFFLSVAPLPHWFLLVPVWFLLRMGLNAIDGMLAREHGQKSILGAYLNEIGDVVSDVALYLPFALIDPNGLGPAMAVIFLSVLTEFAGVLGQTVGASRRYDGPLGKSDRAVLFGALGIFFAMGGTFAAWTWWLWAVVALLLIWTIINRISAGIREAQTAAR from the coding sequence ATGTCTGTTTATCAATTGAAGTCCCGGTTTCAGAATATTCTTCGCCCTCTGGTGCGCTCCCTTGCGGCGCGAGGCGTCAGCGCCAATCAGGTGACTTCAGTTGCCGCCGCCGTCTCGGTTGCACTCGGCTTCTTTCTGAGCGTTGCTCCGCTTCCGCATTGGTTCCTGCTGGTGCCTGTGTGGTTTCTCCTGCGCATGGGCCTCAACGCCATTGACGGCATGTTGGCGCGCGAACATGGGCAGAAGAGCATTTTAGGCGCCTACCTGAACGAGATCGGTGATGTCGTGTCGGATGTCGCCCTGTATTTGCCGTTTGCGCTCATCGATCCGAACGGCTTGGGGCCGGCGATGGCCGTCATCTTCCTTTCGGTGCTGACGGAATTTGCCGGTGTTTTAGGTCAAACGGTCGGCGCGAGCCGACGTTACGACGGGCCACTGGGTAAGAGCGACCGAGCAGTGCTTTTTGGCGCGCTCGGCATCTTTTTCGCGATGGGTGGTACGTTTGCGGCATGGACTTGGTGGCTTTGGGCGGTGGTGGCTCTCCTTCTCATATGGACCATCATCAACCGTATCAGCGCCGGTATCCGCGAGGCGCAGACGGCCGCCCGATAG
- a CDS encoding ureidoglycolate lyase, whose translation MPEFLDIRPLTGAAFAAFGEVIEADPASMRLINGGTTERFHALAAAEAAGEGARVIINLFRGQPRSFPYDVDMMERHPFGSQSFSPVSGRAFLVVVSEDESGRPGRPQVFLARGDQGVNYRRNVWHHPLMALGEVSDFLVVDRDGPGNNLEEFFFETPYIIKEPAP comes from the coding sequence ATGCCCGAATTTCTCGACATTCGCCCGCTCACCGGCGCCGCCTTCGCTGCTTTCGGCGAGGTCATCGAAGCCGATCCGGCCTCGATGCGGCTCATCAATGGCGGCACGACCGAACGGTTTCATGCGCTCGCCGCAGCGGAGGCGGCGGGCGAGGGCGCGCGCGTCATCATCAATCTCTTTCGCGGCCAGCCGCGCAGCTTCCCCTATGATGTCGATATGATGGAGCGCCACCCTTTCGGCAGCCAGAGTTTCTCGCCGGTTTCCGGGCGTGCTTTTCTCGTCGTCGTCTCCGAGGATGAGAGCGGACGCCCGGGCAGGCCGCAGGTGTTTCTGGCACGTGGGGACCAGGGCGTGAACTACCGCCGCAACGTCTGGCATCATCCGCTGATGGCGCTTGGTGAGGTCTCCGATTTCCTGGTCGTCGACCGCGACGGGCCAGGCAACAATCTGGAGGAATTCTTCTTCGAAACCCCCTACATCATCAAAGAGCCAGCCCCATGA
- a CDS encoding bifunctional alpha/beta hydrolase/class I SAM-dependent methyltransferase: MLQAADSGHSSSTARPMHESEFVSHDGTRLFYRMWPATGAAPKGAIVLLHRGHEHSGRVAHLATELGLDDFAFYAWDARGHGRSPGERGYSPSFAASAHDLDCFVRHVSETSGTAVDDVAVIAQSVGAVLATTWVHDYAPPIRALVLASPAFSVKLYVPFAKEGIALWERLKGTFFVNSYVKARFLTHDPERIASYESDPLITRPIASNILLQLYEVAARVVGDARAITVPTQLLISGSDWVVRHAPQHRFYENLGSRIKERHVLAGFYHDTLGEKDRAIALAEIRRFIDARFAEPRAPADLRTAHIQGYTKDEADRLASPLDAASPRGIYWALSRLNIRLGALVSEGIRTGVETGFDSGSTLDYVYEDKPRGLGPGGRLIDKVFLEAIGWRGIRQRKLHLQELIDRALQRLKAAGRSTHMLDIAAGHGRYVLDAIEAAAVRPDSARLQDYSPINVDAGRNSIAARGLGDFVSFRQQDAFDGEGLASITPAPDLAIVSGLYELFSDNAMIAASLDGIARAMQPGGLLIYTNQPWHPQLEMIARALTSHRGGQAWVMRRRTQEEMDQLIAAAGFRKIEQRIDQWGIFTVSLAERV; encoded by the coding sequence GTGCTGCAAGCTGCCGATAGTGGGCATTCGTCATCGACGGCCAGACCAATGCATGAATCCGAATTTGTCTCGCATGATGGCACACGGCTCTTTTATCGGATGTGGCCTGCGACGGGTGCTGCACCTAAGGGCGCAATCGTCCTTCTCCATCGCGGCCACGAGCATAGCGGCCGCGTCGCCCATCTCGCCACCGAGCTCGGCCTCGATGATTTTGCCTTCTACGCCTGGGACGCGCGCGGCCACGGGCGTTCACCGGGGGAGCGCGGCTATTCGCCATCCTTTGCCGCCTCGGCGCATGATCTCGATTGCTTCGTCCGCCATGTCAGCGAGACAAGCGGTACTGCCGTCGACGACGTCGCTGTCATTGCGCAGAGCGTCGGCGCGGTTCTCGCCACCACCTGGGTGCACGACTACGCGCCGCCGATCCGTGCGCTCGTGCTGGCCTCGCCGGCCTTCAGCGTCAAGCTCTACGTGCCTTTTGCCAAAGAGGGCATTGCGCTCTGGGAAAGGCTCAAGGGGACATTCTTCGTCAATTCCTATGTCAAGGCGAGGTTTCTGACACATGACCCCGAGCGCATCGCCTCCTACGAATCCGACCCGTTGATCACCCGGCCGATTGCCTCCAACATCCTGTTGCAGCTCTATGAGGTGGCAGCCCGCGTCGTCGGCGACGCCCGCGCCATCACCGTTCCGACCCAGCTGCTGATCTCCGGCAGCGACTGGGTGGTGCGACACGCGCCGCAGCACCGGTTTTACGAAAACCTCGGCAGCCGGATCAAGGAACGGCATGTGCTTGCCGGCTTCTACCATGACACACTTGGCGAAAAGGACCGTGCGATTGCCTTGGCCGAGATCCGCCGTTTTATCGATGCGCGTTTCGCCGAGCCCCGGGCGCCTGCCGACCTTCGCACCGCCCATATCCAGGGCTATACAAAGGATGAGGCGGACAGGCTCGCGAGCCCACTGGACGCCGCATCCCCACGCGGTATTTACTGGGCGCTCAGCCGCCTCAACATCAGGCTCGGGGCACTGGTGTCCGAAGGCATACGGACCGGGGTCGAGACCGGTTTTGATTCCGGCTCAACGCTCGATTATGTCTACGAGGACAAGCCGCGGGGGCTCGGTCCCGGCGGACGGTTGATCGACAAGGTGTTCCTTGAGGCGATCGGCTGGCGCGGCATCAGGCAGCGCAAGCTGCACTTGCAGGAGCTGATCGACCGCGCGCTGCAGCGCCTGAAAGCAGCCGGGCGCAGTACCCACATGCTCGATATAGCCGCCGGGCACGGCCGTTATGTCCTTGATGCGATCGAGGCGGCCGCCGTGCGTCCCGACAGTGCGCGGCTGCAGGATTATTCCCCCATCAACGTCGACGCCGGCCGCAACAGCATCGCTGCGCGGGGACTGGGTGATTTCGTAAGCTTCCGCCAGCAGGATGCCTTTGACGGCGAGGGGTTGGCTTCAATCACGCCGGCTCCGGATCTCGCAATCGTCTCCGGCCTGTATGAATTGTTTTCCGACAATGCGATGATCGCCGCTTCGCTCGATGGGATTGCCCGCGCGATGCAGCCCGGCGGGCTGCTCATCTACACCAACCAGCCATGGCATCCGCAACTGGAGATGATCGCCCGTGCTCTGACCTCCCATCGCGGCGGCCAGGCGTGGGTGATGCGGCGGCGGACGCAAGAAGAAATGGACCAGCTGATCGCCGCCGCCGGCTTCCGCAAGATCGAACAACGGATCGACCAGTGGGGCATTTTCACCGTCTCGCTGGCGGAGAGAGTGTGA